From a single Actinomyces viscosus genomic region:
- a CDS encoding type II toxin-antitoxin system Phd/YefM family antitoxin produces the protein MSISASEARKTLYPLIERVNADHDAVEIVSRKGAVVLMPADEYAAWQETAYLFRSPENARRLLDAYDRARSGRTETHDLDWED, from the coding sequence GTGTCCATCAGTGCAAGTGAGGCTCGCAAGACGCTGTACCCGCTCATCGAGCGGGTCAATGCAGATCATGACGCTGTAGAGATTGTTTCGCGTAAGGGCGCTGTTGTTCTTATGCCTGCCGACGAGTACGCCGCCTGGCAGGAGACCGCCTACCTGTTCCGGTCGCCTGAAAACGCGCGACGCCTTCTCGACGCCTACGACCGGGCTCGTTCGGGCCGTACTGAGACCCATGATCTCGACTGGGAGGACTGA
- a CDS encoding helix-turn-helix domain-containing protein encodes MRGWRMVLGLTAQQVSERAGITRDTLRKIESGNPNVSFNSVAQVLRALGILDQLVDAVDPLSSDIGRLRAGRLTRKRAR; translated from the coding sequence GTGCGCGGGTGGCGCATGGTGCTCGGCCTGACCGCGCAGCAGGTCTCCGAGCGCGCGGGCATCACCCGCGACACCCTGCGCAAGATCGAGTCGGGCAACCCCAACGTCAGCTTCAACAGCGTCGCCCAGGTGCTGCGCGCCCTGGGCATCCTTGACCAGCTCGTCGACGCCGTCGACCCCCTGTCCAGCGACATCGGTCGCCTCCGCGCCGGCCGCCTCACCAGAAAGCGCGCCCGATGA
- a CDS encoding Txe/YoeB family addiction module toxin, with translation MRLVWDPSAWEDYKHWQTTDRRVLKRVNTLIGAALRDPFGGIGKPEQLKYGASGAWSRRISDEHRLVYLVVGDDLVILQARYHY, from the coding sequence ATGCGTCTCGTATGGGACCCGTCTGCTTGGGAGGACTACAAGCATTGGCAGACGACGGATCGTCGGGTCCTCAAACGAGTCAACACACTCATTGGTGCAGCTCTTCGCGACCCCTTCGGTGGCATCGGCAAACCCGAACAGCTCAAGTACGGCGCCTCGGGCGCATGGTCGCGGAGGATCAGTGACGAGCACCGTCTTGTGTATCTCGTTGTTGGCGATGACCTGGTGATTCTTCAGGCTCGCTACCACTACTGA
- a CDS encoding DUF1877 domain-containing protein, whose amino-acid sequence MGIRYYAYAVEADRIDDAIECPSMFLSCDPLADAWGMEGGVMSGPATMKQVVPKRDMLYLDKAWDELQELTRAENNGGECRPSYRMFEGRVRMVGPEWEPWVRVLRPEEMRGISWDLKLLCQEEASISKRSHGGGSEESMSYLVRYLQEACRFAEELVEDGRGMVYMIG is encoded by the coding sequence ATGGGAATTCGATACTACGCATATGCAGTTGAGGCGGACAGGATCGACGACGCTATTGAGTGTCCCTCGATGTTCCTGTCCTGCGATCCTCTTGCCGACGCCTGGGGAATGGAGGGCGGCGTGATGTCCGGGCCGGCCACCATGAAGCAAGTGGTCCCGAAGAGGGACATGCTCTATCTGGATAAGGCCTGGGATGAGCTGCAAGAACTTACTCGAGCTGAGAATAATGGTGGAGAATGTCGCCCTTCTTATCGCATGTTTGAAGGGAGGGTGCGCATGGTCGGGCCGGAGTGGGAGCCGTGGGTCAGAGTGCTGAGGCCTGAGGAGATGAGGGGGATCAGCTGGGATCTGAAGTTGTTGTGCCAGGAGGAGGCGTCGATATCGAAGCGCAGTCACGGGGGAGGATCTGAAGAGAGCATGTCATACCTCGTCAGATATCTTCAGGAGGCCTGCCGATTTGCTGAGGAACTTGTCGAGGACGGGCGCGGCATGGTCTACATGATTGGCTGA
- a CDS encoding DUF5979 domain-containing protein, whose product MPPLQAYGAVNNGIEVSSLTLSKSDRDGNNASGAITTQDVAKLSYTWDATKTTINPGDSFSIDLGDHFKNLESPKTVSMSLPYNGTSTEVGTCSLTEKTMECTFNDKIEDLKKAGFTEFRGSGEALLLVTQTTTAETVDMTVNGSQKVSVDLPGTGGIAGPPPAVYTPFKFTKVSSVITSTSSSMVWEVNFGSDYIKEQLAGGAGPIIVDGKTRQTITVTDTLGPGMTFNPDPSRWNLSLRNSAAEPDMSGVTLTNAAGKDLSTKYGDFDMTVDIQGQVATIKVTGPFAASSNYKISYPVTFTSHNGKATAGVRYNNSASLNNSGAQGEFTRSYTDSFKVNVEMAAGFGGFEIVKMLDGSGLDAVDVTSTTLPVKVDYVLPGPASSYVGWQAPGTLHDDGLSGTAVLNVSIGKTNTFQGTFPQGTVVTLSEDTGQASPAPSGYTWGDPVFMVGNTETNVLTIGNRVSTKVTLNNTADLVKAPGTFQVTKTVVGAPAGGRDKDFTFTYTCSDGQSGQVSAKGDGTAVQAGATFPQDTTCTVKEDADSAQLDGYTLTAPEEQTVTVKDPAEPVATAAFTNSYTRDTGSFSIAKSVQGGPDGAANSPYTFTYTCDGDVKGTLTVPGDGTAVSSPQIPTGLSCTIAEDAASAAKDGYSVTSTLSQDTVTIAKDQTVAVTATNTYTRDTGTFSVTKSVKGDYVPQAGDSVKVGYTCNDPDSTQGSLDVPMDGTAVSGPALPTGTECTLSEDNASAQREGYAVATAYSSTTVRIVKDQVPDVSVTNTYTRQTGGFSVSKTVQGDGAQSAPAEFTFEYTCTDKVTGKAGSPKQVVVKAGETAHVGDVPTGSCTLTEKDASAKGTSLSTALAVNGTPVQGDKATFDVLGGDAAAVSVSAVNTYTLDRGTFTVSKKVEGDGAKTHKNVTFTFQYTCTSDVEGEVSGELTARGDGTAVSGPALPVGATCSVSEKASSAQVNGYDVKTPEAQNVTIAEKDAALSFTNAYSRQTGSFSVTKTVTGAEAGDKQFSFAYTCTDGTKGTLKAKADGEAVAGPKVPTGTQCTVTEDAKAAAIDGYTLATPEAQTVTVSEKDQVVNASFVNTYSRQTGSFSVTKTVTGAEAGDKQFSFAYTCTDGTKGTLKAKADGEAVAGPKVPTGTQCTVTEDAKAAAIDGYTLAAPEAQTVTVSKKDQVVNASFINAYTENPSVPEPSASPEPSASPEPSASGEPTPSDPEPSANPEPSASSEPTPSDPAQEDSGSSLARTGAFVGIPLALALAAIAGGVLLAYRRRA is encoded by the coding sequence ATGCCACCTTTGCAGGCCTACGGCGCAGTCAATAACGGTATCGAGGTGTCGAGCCTCACCCTGTCCAAGTCCGACCGGGACGGCAACAACGCCTCGGGGGCCATCACAACACAGGACGTGGCCAAGCTGTCCTACACGTGGGACGCCACCAAGACCACGATCAATCCGGGAGACTCATTCTCAATCGATCTGGGCGACCATTTCAAGAACCTGGAAAGTCCGAAAACCGTCTCTATGAGCCTTCCGTACAACGGGACATCCACAGAAGTGGGTACTTGCTCGTTGACAGAAAAAACCATGGAGTGCACCTTCAACGACAAGATCGAAGACCTCAAGAAGGCAGGGTTCACGGAGTTCAGGGGCTCAGGTGAGGCGCTGCTCCTCGTCACGCAGACCACCACCGCAGAGACGGTGGACATGACTGTCAACGGCAGCCAGAAGGTGAGCGTCGACCTGCCGGGAACCGGGGGCATCGCGGGCCCCCCGCCAGCGGTCTACACCCCCTTCAAGTTCACGAAGGTCTCCTCGGTCATCACCTCGACATCCTCCTCCATGGTCTGGGAGGTGAACTTCGGCTCGGACTACATCAAGGAGCAGCTGGCCGGAGGAGCCGGCCCCATCATCGTGGACGGCAAGACCCGCCAGACGATCACCGTCACCGACACCCTCGGCCCCGGCATGACCTTCAACCCCGATCCGAGCAGGTGGAACCTCTCACTGCGCAACAGCGCCGCTGAGCCGGATATGTCCGGAGTCACCCTGACCAACGCTGCGGGCAAGGACCTGAGTACGAAGTACGGCGACTTCGACATGACGGTGGACATCCAGGGTCAGGTCGCCACCATCAAGGTCACCGGCCCCTTCGCCGCCAGCTCCAACTACAAGATCTCCTACCCCGTGACCTTCACCTCACACAACGGCAAGGCCACCGCCGGCGTGCGCTACAACAACTCCGCCTCCCTCAACAACTCCGGGGCCCAGGGGGAGTTCACCCGCAGCTACACCGACTCCTTCAAGGTGAACGTGGAGATGGCCGCAGGATTCGGCGGATTCGAGATCGTCAAGATGCTTGACGGTAGCGGTCTGGACGCCGTCGACGTCACCTCCACGACCCTGCCGGTCAAGGTCGACTACGTCCTGCCCGGGCCCGCCAGCAGCTATGTCGGCTGGCAGGCTCCCGGGACGCTCCACGACGACGGCCTCAGCGGTACCGCCGTCCTCAACGTCAGTATCGGCAAGACCAACACGTTCCAGGGCACCTTCCCCCAGGGTACCGTCGTCACCCTGTCGGAGGACACCGGCCAGGCCTCCCCCGCCCCTTCCGGGTACACCTGGGGGGATCCGGTCTTCATGGTCGGCAACACCGAGACCAATGTCCTGACCATCGGCAACCGGGTATCGACCAAGGTCACGCTCAACAACACCGCCGACCTCGTCAAGGCGCCCGGAACCTTCCAGGTGACGAAGACCGTCGTCGGCGCCCCCGCGGGTGGTCGTGACAAGGACTTCACCTTCACCTACACCTGCTCCGACGGCCAGTCCGGACAGGTGAGCGCTAAGGGCGACGGGACGGCGGTCCAGGCCGGCGCGACCTTCCCGCAGGACACCACCTGCACGGTGAAGGAGGATGCCGACTCCGCGCAGCTCGACGGCTACACGCTCACGGCTCCCGAGGAGCAGACCGTCACCGTCAAGGACCCTGCCGAGCCGGTCGCCACGGCCGCGTTCACGAACTCCTACACCCGTGACACGGGGTCCTTCTCCATCGCCAAGTCGGTCCAGGGAGGCCCGGACGGGGCGGCCAACAGCCCCTACACCTTCACCTACACCTGCGACGGTGACGTGAAGGGCACCCTGACGGTCCCCGGTGACGGGACGGCCGTGTCCTCTCCGCAGATCCCGACCGGACTCTCCTGCACGATCGCGGAGGACGCCGCGTCGGCCGCCAAGGACGGGTACTCGGTGACCTCGACCCTGTCGCAGGACACGGTGACCATCGCCAAGGACCAGACCGTTGCCGTCACCGCCACCAACACCTACACCCGTGACACCGGTACCTTCTCGGTCACCAAGAGCGTCAAGGGCGATTACGTCCCGCAGGCGGGCGACTCCGTCAAGGTCGGCTACACCTGCAACGACCCCGACAGCACCCAGGGAAGCCTCGATGTGCCCATGGACGGCACCGCCGTCAGCGGGCCGGCCCTCCCCACGGGGACGGAGTGCACCCTGAGTGAGGACAACGCCTCGGCTCAGCGTGAGGGTTACGCGGTCGCCACCGCCTACTCCTCGACAACCGTGAGGATCGTGAAGGACCAGGTTCCGGACGTCTCGGTGACGAACACCTACACGCGCCAGACCGGGGGCTTCTCGGTCTCCAAGACGGTTCAGGGAGACGGCGCGCAGTCCGCTCCCGCGGAGTTCACCTTCGAGTACACCTGTACCGACAAGGTCACCGGCAAGGCCGGCTCCCCCAAGCAGGTCGTGGTCAAGGCCGGCGAGACCGCACACGTGGGCGACGTGCCGACCGGTTCCTGCACGCTCACGGAGAAGGACGCCTCCGCCAAGGGAACGAGCCTCTCAACGGCCCTGGCCGTCAACGGCACGCCCGTGCAAGGCGACAAAGCGACCTTCGATGTCCTGGGCGGGGACGCCGCCGCCGTCAGCGTCTCGGCCGTCAACACCTACACCCTGGACCGCGGCACCTTCACCGTGTCGAAGAAGGTGGAGGGCGATGGCGCCAAGACCCACAAGAACGTCACCTTCACCTTCCAGTACACCTGCACCTCCGACGTCGAGGGCGAGGTCAGTGGTGAGCTGACGGCTCGCGGTGACGGCACTGCCGTCTCCGGGCCCGCGCTGCCCGTCGGGGCGACGTGCTCGGTGTCGGAGAAGGCGTCGTCGGCCCAGGTCAACGGCTATGACGTGAAGACCCCGGAGGCGCAGAACGTGACGATCGCGGAGAAGGACGCCGCGCTGTCCTTCACCAACGCCTACAGCCGTCAGACCGGCTCGTTCTCGGTGACCAAGACGGTGACGGGAGCGGAGGCCGGCGACAAGCAGTTCTCCTTCGCCTACACCTGCACCGACGGGACCAAGGGCACGCTGAAGGCCAAGGCCGACGGCGAGGCGGTCGCCGGACCGAAGGTGCCCACCGGTACGCAGTGCACCGTGACCGAGGACGCCAAGGCGGCCGCGATCGACGGCTACACGCTGGCGACCCCGGAGGCCCAGACGGTGACGGTCTCGGAGAAGGACCAGGTGGTCAACGCCTCCTTCGTCAACACCTACAGCCGTCAGACCGGCTCGTTCTCGGTGACCAAGACCGTGACGGGCGCGGAGGCCGGCGACAAGCAGTTCTCCTTCGCCTACACCTGCACCGACGGGACCAAGGGCACACTGAAGGCCAAGGCCGACGGCGAGGCGGTCGCCGGACCGAAGGTGCCCACCGGTACGCAGTGCACCGTGACCGAGGACGCCAAGGCGGCCGCGATCGACGGCTACACGCTGGCAGCCCCGGAGGCCCAAACGGTGACGGTCTCGAAGAAGGACCAGGTGGTCAACGCCTCCTTCATCAACGCCTACACCGAGAATCCGAGTGTCCCGGAGCCGTCGGCGAGCCCCGAGCCGTCGGCGAGCCCCGAGCCCTCCGCATCCGGCGAGCCGACACCCAGCGACCCCGAGCCCTCAGCAAACCCTGAGCCGTCGGCGTCCAGCGAGCCGACACCCAGCGACCCGGCGCAGGAAGACTCCGGATCGTCTCTGGCCCGGACCGGGGCATTCGTGGGGATCCCCCTCGCCCTGGCTCTGGCCGCGATCGCGGGCGGCGTGCTCCTGGCGTATCGCCGCAGGGCGTGA
- a CDS encoding sialidase family protein gives MTTTKSSALRRLSALAGSLALAVTGIIAAAPPAHATPTSDGLADVTITQTHAPADGIYAVGDVMTFDITLTNTSGQARSFAPASTNLSGNVLKCRWSNVAAGATKTDCTGLATHTVTAEDLKAGGFTPQIAYEVKAVGYKGEALNKPEPVTGPTSQIKPASLKVESFTLASPKETYTVGDVVSYTVRIRSLSDQTINVAATDSSFDDLARQCHWGNLKPGQGAVYNCKPLTHTITQADADHGTWTPSITLAATGTDGAALQTLAATGEPLSVVVERPKADPAPAPDASTELPASMSDAQHLAENTATDNYRIPAITTAPNGDLLVSYDERPRDNGNNGGDSPNPNHIVQRRSTDGGKTWSAPSYIHQGVETGRKVGYSDPSYVVDNQTGTIFNFHVKSFDQGWGHSQAGTDPEDRSVIQAEVSTSTDNGWSWTHRTITADITRDNPWTARFAASGQGIQIHQGPHAGRLVQQYTIRTADGVVQAVSVYSDDHGQTWQAGTPTGTGMDENKVVELSDGSLMLNSRASDGTGFRKVATSTDGGQTWSEPVPDKNLPDSVDNAQIIRPFPNAAPSDPRAKVLLLSHSPNPRPWSRDRGTISMSCDNGASWVTGRVFNEKFVGYTTIAVQSDGSIGLLSEDGNYGGIWYRNFTMGWVGDQCSQPRPEPSPSPTPSAAPSAEPTSEPTTAPAPEPTTAPSSEPSVSPEPSSSAIPAPSQSSSATSGPSTEPDEIDRPSDGAMAQPTGGAGRPSTSVTGATSRNGLSRTGTNALLVLGVAAAAAAGGYLVLRIRRARTE, from the coding sequence ATGACAACAACGAAGTCCTCCGCCCTGAGGCGCCTGTCGGCCCTCGCGGGCTCGCTGGCTCTTGCCGTCACCGGCATCATCGCAGCCGCGCCACCGGCGCACGCCACCCCCACGAGTGACGGCCTGGCCGATGTCACCATCACGCAGACGCATGCGCCGGCCGACGGCATCTACGCCGTCGGCGACGTCATGACCTTCGACATCACGCTGACCAACACCAGCGGCCAGGCCCGCTCCTTCGCCCCGGCCTCGACGAACCTGTCTGGCAACGTCCTCAAGTGCCGCTGGAGCAATGTCGCGGCCGGTGCCACCAAGACCGACTGCACGGGTCTGGCCACCCACACCGTGACGGCCGAGGACCTCAAGGCCGGCGGCTTCACCCCGCAGATCGCCTACGAGGTCAAGGCCGTGGGCTACAAGGGCGAGGCCCTGAACAAGCCCGAGCCGGTCACCGGCCCCACGAGCCAGATCAAGCCGGCCTCCCTCAAGGTCGAGTCCTTCACGCTTGCCTCCCCCAAGGAGACCTACACGGTCGGTGACGTCGTCAGCTACACGGTGCGCATCCGCTCACTGTCGGACCAGACCATCAACGTCGCCGCCACCGACTCCTCCTTCGACGACCTGGCCCGACAGTGCCACTGGGGCAACCTCAAGCCAGGCCAGGGAGCGGTCTACAACTGCAAGCCGCTGACCCACACGATCACGCAGGCCGACGCCGACCACGGCACCTGGACGCCGTCGATCACCTTGGCCGCGACCGGGACCGACGGCGCGGCCCTCCAGACCCTGGCCGCCACCGGGGAGCCGCTGAGTGTCGTCGTCGAGCGCCCGAAGGCCGATCCGGCTCCGGCGCCCGACGCGAGCACGGAGCTTCCCGCCTCGATGAGCGATGCCCAGCACCTGGCCGAGAACACGGCCACCGACAACTACCGCATCCCGGCGATCACCACCGCCCCCAACGGGGACCTGCTGGTCTCCTACGACGAGCGCCCCAGGGACAACGGCAACAACGGCGGCGACTCGCCCAACCCGAACCACATCGTCCAGCGCCGCTCCACCGACGGCGGCAAGACGTGGTCGGCGCCGAGCTACATCCACCAGGGCGTGGAGACGGGGCGCAAGGTCGGCTACTCCGACCCGAGCTACGTCGTCGACAACCAGACGGGCACGATCTTCAACTTCCACGTCAAGTCCTTCGACCAGGGCTGGGGCCACTCACAGGCCGGCACCGACCCGGAGGACCGGAGCGTCATCCAAGCCGAGGTCTCCACCTCCACCGACAACGGCTGGAGCTGGACCCACCGCACCATCACCGCGGACATCACGAGGGACAATCCGTGGACTGCGCGCTTCGCGGCCTCGGGCCAGGGCATCCAGATCCACCAGGGTCCGCACGCCGGTCGCTTGGTGCAGCAGTACACGATCAGGACCGCCGACGGGGTGGTGCAGGCTGTCTCCGTCTACTCCGACGACCACGGGCAGACCTGGCAGGCGGGAACGCCGACCGGCACCGGCATGGACGAGAACAAGGTCGTCGAGCTCTCCGACGGCTCCCTCATGCTCAACTCGCGCGCCTCGGACGGCACGGGCTTCCGTAAGGTGGCCACCTCCACCGACGGCGGACAGACTTGGAGCGAGCCGGTCCCCGACAAGAACCTGCCCGACTCGGTGGACAACGCCCAGATCATCCGCCCCTTCCCCAACGCCGCCCCCAGCGACCCGCGCGCCAAGGTGCTGCTGCTGAGCCACTCGCCGAACCCCAGGCCCTGGTCGCGCGACCGCGGCACCATCTCGATGTCCTGCGACAACGGCGCCTCCTGGGTGACCGGCCGGGTCTTCAACGAGAAGTTCGTCGGCTACACGACGATCGCGGTGCAGTCCGACGGCAGCATCGGCCTGCTCAGCGAGGACGGGAACTACGGCGGCATCTGGTACCGCAACTTCACGATGGGCTGGGTGGGCGACCAGTGCAGCCAGCCGCGCCCGGAGCCGAGCCCGAGCCCGACGCCGTCAGCAGCCCCGAGCGCCGAGCCGACCAGCGAGCCGACTACTGCGCCCGCACCGGAGCCCACCACGGCGCCGAGCAGTGAGCCGAGCGTTTCGCCTGAGCCCTCGTCGAGTGCTATCCCGGCGCCGAGTCAGTCCTCGTCGGCGACGTCGGGACCGAGTACGGAGCCCGATGAGATTGATCGGCCCTCCGACGGTGCCATGGCGCAGCCGACCGGCGGGGCGGGTAGGCCCAGCACCTCGGTGACCGGGGCGACGTCGAGGAACGGCTTGTCGCGGACGGGTACCAACGCGCTGCTGGTTCTTGGTGTCGCTGCCGCAGCGGCCGCTGGGGGCTACCTGGTCCTGCGCATTCGTCGCGCCCGGACCGAGTGA
- a CDS encoding sulfatase-like hydrolase/transferase: MTTTSNPQAAQPAESAGPTEPAGPVEGAQPARPGRDIPDNVRNVLVIMTDQHRTDTIGCLGNPHAQTPVIDAMGENGFAFTNCYTPTAICTPARASLLTGKLPRKHQVLANPEWNIAYQTAIPLGTWTYTQALRDHGYNVGIVGKYHCGPNLPDQFGMDDDSYWGAENPVGNEKYVAWLEKNNLPPVKAHDLWRGKLPGNRDGHIIAARLDQPEEATFERFLADRAIEKLREYAADWKKDSKPFSLDVHFFGPHLPYFLPDEWFDLIDPETVTLPENFGDSLIGKPPIQQNYATYWSTSSFTNEQWKKLIAVYWGYVAMIDFEIGRIMDVARELGVLDDTAVFFCADHGEFTGSHRMNDKGPAMYDDIYNVPFIAHIPGVSTVGRSDAFTSLIDLPATVLDIAGLDPSLVEDGRSIVDLTRGQEVPDWRENIVCEFHGHHFPLQQRMLRTRDFKLVVNHESINELYDLRVDPAEMNNVYTVPVYDQIRRELATELYRQLRERGDHSFAKWMAAMTDFDIPLVNTARSDLDKVLSD; encoded by the coding sequence ATGACGACGACGTCGAACCCTCAAGCCGCTCAGCCCGCTGAATCCGCAGGGCCCACAGAGCCCGCCGGGCCGGTCGAGGGCGCCCAGCCGGCCCGCCCGGGTCGGGATATCCCCGACAACGTCCGCAACGTCCTGGTCATCATGACCGACCAGCACCGCACCGACACCATCGGCTGCCTGGGCAACCCCCACGCCCAGACCCCGGTCATCGACGCCATGGGCGAGAACGGATTCGCCTTCACCAACTGCTACACGCCCACCGCCATCTGCACCCCGGCGCGCGCCTCCCTGCTGACCGGCAAGCTGCCGCGCAAGCACCAGGTCCTGGCCAACCCGGAGTGGAACATCGCCTACCAGACCGCCATCCCGCTGGGCACCTGGACCTACACCCAGGCCCTGCGCGACCACGGCTACAACGTCGGCATCGTCGGCAAGTACCACTGCGGCCCCAACCTGCCCGACCAGTTCGGCATGGACGACGACTCCTACTGGGGCGCCGAGAACCCCGTGGGCAACGAGAAGTACGTGGCCTGGCTGGAGAAGAACAACCTCCCGCCGGTCAAGGCCCACGACCTGTGGCGCGGCAAGCTCCCCGGCAACCGCGACGGGCACATCATCGCCGCCCGCCTCGACCAGCCCGAGGAGGCCACCTTCGAGCGCTTCCTGGCCGACCGCGCCATCGAGAAGCTGCGCGAGTACGCCGCCGACTGGAAGAAGGACTCCAAGCCCTTCAGCCTCGACGTGCACTTCTTCGGGCCCCACCTGCCCTACTTCCTGCCCGACGAGTGGTTCGACCTCATCGACCCCGAGACCGTCACCCTGCCGGAGAACTTCGGGGACTCCCTCATCGGCAAGCCCCCGATCCAGCAGAACTACGCCACCTACTGGTCGACGTCGTCGTTCACCAACGAGCAGTGGAAGAAGCTCATCGCCGTCTACTGGGGCTACGTGGCCATGATCGACTTCGAGATCGGCCGCATCATGGACGTGGCCCGCGAGCTCGGCGTCCTGGACGACACCGCCGTCTTCTTCTGCGCCGACCACGGCGAGTTCACCGGCTCCCACCGGATGAACGACAAGGGCCCGGCCATGTACGACGACATCTACAACGTCCCCTTCATCGCCCACATCCCGGGCGTGTCCACGGTGGGGCGCTCGGACGCCTTCACCTCGCTCATCGACCTTCCGGCCACCGTCCTGGACATCGCGGGACTCGACCCCTCCCTGGTGGAGGACGGCCGCTCGATCGTCGACCTCACCCGGGGCCAGGAGGTGCCCGACTGGCGCGAGAACATCGTCTGCGAGTTCCACGGCCACCACTTCCCCCTCCAGCAGCGCATGCTGCGCACCCGGGACTTCAAGCTCGTGGTCAACCACGAGTCCATCAACGAGCTCTACGACCTGCGCGTGGACCCCGCCGAGATGAACAACGTCTACACGGTGCCCGTCTACGACCAGATCCGCCGCGAGCTGGCCACCGAGCTCTACCGACAGCTCCGCGAACGCGGAGACCACTCCTTCGCCAAGTGGATGGCGGCGATGACGGACTTCGACATCCCGCTGGTCAACACCGCGCGAAGCGACCTGGACAAGGTGCTCAGCGACTGA